A single window of Salmo trutta unplaced genomic scaffold, fSalTru1.1, whole genome shotgun sequence DNA harbors:
- the LOC115186386 gene encoding uncharacterized protein LOC115186386, translating to MAVGMVAAVVQKLSYMLKDPSHHIPFSRAAAFDSVRSILGRISQSFSTDDLQSPFYMSSVCAFVADEVQSCFQPPAATLPVPPVLLVAVSTTRPADIQADLASSHLEVVDITPKTEADPACSHLEVVNITVNTEADPGSSQLDIVDITPKTEADPASSHLEVQDITQKTEADPGSSHLEDVNISRNTEADPGSSHLEDVNISRNTEADPDS from the exons ATGGCCGTGGGCATGGTGGCGGCCGTAGTGCAGAAGCTCTCCTACATGTTAAAGGACCCTTCACATCACATCCCTTTCTCCCGGGCTGCTGCTTTTGACTCTGTGCGGTCGATCCTCGGGAGAATCAGTCAGTCCTTCTCCACGGATGACCTGCAGAGCCCTTTTTATATGAGCTCTGTCTGTGCCTTTGTGGCGGACGAGGTGCAGAGCTGCTTCCAGCCCCCTGCAGCCACCCTACCAGTCCCCCCTGTCCTCCTGGTGGCCGTCTCCACCACACGACCAGCTGACATCCAAGCAG ACCTGGCATCTTCCCACCTGGAGGTTGTGGACATCACCCCAAAAACAGAGGCAGACCCGGCTTGTTCCCACCTGGAGGTTGTGAATATCACCGTTAACACAGAGGCAGACCCGGGTTCTTCCCAACTAGATATTGTGGACATCACCCCCAAAACAGAGGCAGACCCGGCATCTTCCCACCTGGAGGTTCAAGACATCACCCAAAAAACAGAGGCAGACCCGGGTTCGTCCCACCTGGAGGATGTGAACATCAGCCGTAACACAGAGGCAGACCCGGGTTCGTCCCACCTGGAGGATGTGAACATCAGCCGTAACACAGAGGCAGACCCCGATTCATGA